The genomic stretch TCATATGGCCTGGTGAAAACAATTAGTCGTGTAATTGGAACAGCTTTGCAACATCTACAGGTTCATCCGTGATACTTGCAGGGCAGATCAGAGTGGAAACGTACCGACTGTTCTCAGCATGCCTAGGTTGAAAGAGAGAAGCAGCGGAACGCAAACAATGACAAGCTTTAGCGAGGGAGGTATCTTGCTGACCAGGTGTCGTGGGTCACTGGAGCCAAAGTTGGCTAGAAGGATGTGCAAGGAGAGAGCTGCGTTCCAGGCTAGCGCTGGGTAGGCTGGGTACATGAAGCGTTCCTCTTTGTGAGGCTGCACAGTGAATATTGCCAACCACAAGTAGAAAGGGCTGACGAAGACAACGGACCGCCTAAGTGTGTGTTTAGAGACGGATTTGTCAAAGATGAGATGTTGGATAAGCAGTAGCGGTAGCGCAGCTAGGGCAAGGAAGAACCAGATGTTGAAGTTGAGCGCGAGATTACGCACGTAAAAATGCCACGGTTCTACGCCATAAATATCGGGGCCTCTACTCCCACCACTGAAGACGTTGTACAGCACAATGTTGAGTGGTACACAGACGAGCTTTCTATAGAAGAAAGAGTCGATGGCTGTTTGCAGGGCCAGAATAGCAAAAGCTCGGGTGGCGCCCTGGAGAAGTAACCGTCGCAGGCTTTCCTGAAGAGTGCTGGTGATGAAGCCTACGATGATGTCCTCCAAAATGAAGGGCAGGGCAAGCGCACCGGCAAAAGGCCAGCCCAGAGCACTGCCAACAGCAAACCAAGTAATTCCCTGGGCAGTCCTGATCAAGCCTCCATACCAGTCCATGAAAGATGCAAACCCGAGCATTGCGAAATACATGGCGAAGCTTGAGGGTAGGTATGCAGGAGCAGCGTGGTACATGCCCGGACTAATCACCATGATCATCATGAAGAAGATGGCTATGCGCTCTTGGAACGTGGTGCGAATGGCAGAGTACATGCGGGTCTGGCACACGGCACAGGCGACGGCCAGGACCATGCGCAAGAAGTAGAACTCCAAGACCTTGGACGCGCGCAAAGCAAGGGGCTGAATGGGCAGCGTGCCAGCCCACATGACGAGCGAGTGGATAGCAGTGTATGCCCAACTCCGGATTGCGTACTCGGGAGAGTACTCCCATGtttgtaggccgtagccaTGGTTGAGGTAGTGGCTCGGTTCCCAGTAGTTGAAGACTTCGTCACAATCTTGAATGGGGGAGAAGACGGCGGCGATAAGGTTGGCTAGGGCAAATACGCAAAAAGCTGCGGTTGGGGGGAGTTGCGGCCGTGCTGGTGCATTACTGAATTGTGAGCATATGATTAGGACAGGTGGTGTATACTCACTCGACAGGAGGATGCGTCTTTTGGCGGGTAGCAGACATGTGGAAAGGTATCTGTATTGTTATCTCTGCTGAATCTCCTCCATGGACTACATGTATAAAAGGGACCTTCACCGTGACTAGCAGGTCATGACGAATGACGAGCTAGGAATTCGCAGTGGTAGGGATGGAGCTCGCGCCTGCCCCGCCAAGCACTTAGCGCGTGTCGAAAAAGGCGACGTTCTCATTCAAAGCCTCTCCCTAAACTAAACCAGAACTCAATCATCGCATTAAGCAAACTGGTGCAGACGACGCAGTTGAGATACCGCAGCGATCACGCGTGCTTCAGACCCAGGGCAGAGAAAGACACGCAAATGTCCGACTCTCTGGAACCGCCGGCCAAAAGGGCGCGGTTGGAGGCGGACGCTCCCACACAGTATGGCGCCTTTGCATCTGCGCTCGATGCGCCTGGCTCGCCTGTCGATGACATGGACGACGATTTCTACGACACTACGCCCGTCAAGGTCGATGCGCTGCCGGCTGCAGTGGGCAACACGACGACGTCGTCGATGTTTGCTGCGGCTGCACCCGCGCCAGCCTTTCATCTTCCTGGGCTCGGCTCTGTGAGCGATGCCCCGGCCGCGCAGCCTCCACCGCAGAAGCGCGAGCGCGCCGTAACGCCAGATGAAGCGCCCGAAGACGGTGAGCTCTCAGATGATGGAGACGCCTTCTACGATGATGCGCAGTCGAGCAAGCCGGCGGCAGAGATGCCAGTCGAGCCGGTCGCAGCCAATCAGGCTCAGGCCCAGCACCAGGCTCCACAAGACGGTATCTCGACGTCTGCCAGTGCGCCAGATACGAATGCAGATGCAGATGAAGGTGTTCCTATTACTACCGACACCCCTGCGGCCGACACTGATGGCGAGCTGGATGCGGCACTCACTGCAGCCATAGATGAACAAAACAACCAAGCAGACACGCAGGGCATTGACAGCAAAGCCGACTTCCTTCGCGCCGCAGAGGCCAACAAGGGGGACGAGAATGCCGAATGGCAGCTAGATTCTGATGCCTCCGACTCGGACGACTCGAGTGACTCATCCAGTTCCGATGACAGCAGCTCTGATGAGGGCGAGCTGCTCGACCCCGCGGAGCAGGTGCGACTACTCATGGCCGAGGCGGCTGATGAGCCAGGCGCGACCGGCCCCGTCAAGGTCAAGACGCTCAACGAGGTCGACGAGCAGTATGAGAAGCCCGACATTATCGTCACTGAGGCGACCAAAATCACCGAGCTTGGCACTGTCGAGTCAATTGTCCAAAACCTCGTCGTGGTCAAGGCCCACCAGTCTGGCGACGAGCGTGTGCTTGAGTCAGGCTCAGCACTCTGTCTGCAGGACCGCGTCGTTGTCGGCAAGGTCTCTGAGCAGATTGGCCGCGTGGAAGAGCCGCGCTACTCGTTTGGCTTCAATGACGCCGCTGAACTTGTAACACTAGGCATACAGAAAGGCACGCCCATCTACTACGTCGACGA from Pyrenophora tritici-repentis strain M4 chromosome 1, whole genome shotgun sequence encodes the following:
- a CDS encoding mannosyl transferase; this translates as MSATRQKTHPPVDNAPARPQLPPTAAFCVFALANLIAAVFSPIQDCDEVFNYWEPSHYLNHGYGLQTWEYSPEYAIRSWAYTAIHSLVMWAGTLPIQPLALRASKVLEFYFLRMVLAVACAVCQTRMYSAIRTTFQERIAIFFMMIMVISPGMYHAAPAYLPSSFAMYFAMLGFASFMDWYGGLIRTAQGITWFAVGSALGWPFAGALALPFILEDIIVGFITSTLQESLRRLLLQGATRAFAILALQTAIDSFFYRKLVCVPLNIVLYNVFSGGSRGPDIYGVEPWHFYVRNLALNFNIWFFLALAALPLLLIQHLIFDKSVSKHTLRRSVVFVSPFYLWLAIFTVQPHKEERFMYPAYPALAWNAALSLHILLANFGSSDPRHLVSKIPPSLKLVIVCVPLLLSFNLGMLRTVGHMTAYSAPLTIYQPLLHSTIAHSGANVCLGKEWYRFPSSFNLPHGVHAKFIKSEFSGLLPGEFSTAIDTTDGFFPSTHVVPPGMNDENLEDVGKYIDVKHCDFLVDSRIPGQEPTVLEPDYAADTQHWETIKCIPFLAAGQTSILGRMLWVPDSPLIPAKLRRKWGDYCLLKQRKTAGGKEDTA
- a CDS encoding Gar1 multi-domain protein, which translates into the protein MSDSLEPPAKRARLEADAPTQYGAFASALDAPGSPVDDMDDDFYDTTPVKVDALPAAVGNTTTSSMFAAAAPAPAFHLPGLGSVSDAPAAQPPPQKRERAVTPDEAPEDGELSDDGDAFYDDAQSSKPAAEMPVEPVAANQAQAQHQAPQDGISTSASAPDTNADADEGVPITTDTPAADTDGELDAALTAAIDEQNNQADTQGIDSKADFLRAAEANKGDENAEWQLDSDASDSDDSSDSSSSDDSSSDEGELLDPAEQVRLLMAEAADEPGATGPVKVKTLNEVDEQYEKPDIIVTEATKITELGTVESIVQNLVVVKAHQSGDERVLESGSALCLQDRVVVGKVSEQIGRVEEPRYSFGFNDAAELVTLGIQKGTPIYYVDEHSTFTETEPIRRQKHTDASNLHDEETNDVEFSDDEKEAEYKREQKAKKRARADGDDEPPAVHIPTGPRLHVDAPAPPIYRPMEYQGGGLKYSDDEDEDLGMYKPLARPDHFEQIVGQGAPLEDRSHVRRGMGRGRGPWGDRGRGFRGRGAGGRGDFGGGGRGDRGGFGGARGDFSGGRGDRGAQQNNRGGHGNNRGDKGGGDKGRGGKNQNQNDRGRQQDQFNQQQNNQRNGPYQDNRSGASASPARQQQERAQSYTQQDRGQSQQAQAQQSPAGGGKNKNRKQRQRWPVPFSTPAQPAVPYAAAPHPLPPTAATSYPPQPSYTPQPQAPAQPPQQQTQAANWAAWAQWFQVVGAMKYNVPGKAKDA